One Phycisphaerales bacterium AB-hyl4 genomic window carries:
- a CDS encoding DUF1559 domain-containing protein: MVRRHTSVGFTLIEILVVISIIALLIAILLPALQGARAAARSVQCASNVRQVNLAMINYTHEWRDYFPPGRTYSDPNNHELRWPVILREEGYLPGLPGWNTASLRDPSWAVFACPEAPNRALPPDDTNGIPGWRARYISYGYNYRFIATSRGVAGESSHSGWTDLALWSTPAKMMEIANPSSTILMADSLGATETFMPDPLVGSLRLMSHASSSTSSANRGIPHARHSGAVNVSWVDGHGSTEASPNPSDHTAVYETDVFRPNWFNDNNWDRK, translated from the coding sequence ATGGTTCGACGACACACTTCGGTCGGCTTTACATTGATTGAGATTCTGGTGGTCATCTCCATCATTGCGTTGCTCATCGCCATTCTTCTACCGGCACTACAAGGCGCGCGAGCGGCGGCCCGCAGCGTTCAGTGCGCCAGCAACGTGCGGCAGGTCAACTTGGCGATGATTAACTACACCCATGAATGGCGCGACTACTTCCCGCCGGGCCGAACATACTCCGACCCCAATAACCACGAACTCAGGTGGCCCGTCATCTTGCGAGAGGAGGGCTATCTCCCCGGCCTGCCTGGCTGGAATACCGCGTCCCTTCGAGATCCCTCGTGGGCGGTCTTTGCCTGCCCGGAAGCGCCCAACAGGGCTTTGCCGCCTGATGACACGAACGGTATCCCTGGTTGGCGAGCTCGTTATATCTCGTACGGCTACAACTACCGGTTTATCGCCACATCTCGGGGCGTTGCGGGCGAGTCAAGTCATTCGGGCTGGACGGACCTTGCGCTGTGGTCGACACCAGCGAAGATGATGGAGATCGCCAACCCTTCCTCGACCATTCTCATGGCCGATTCGCTGGGCGCGACCGAAACTTTCATGCCTGACCCACTGGTGGGGTCGCTCCGGCTCATGAGCCACGCCTCTTCCTCGACTTCCAGCGCAAACCGTGGAATTCCTCACGCTAGGCACAGTGGCGCGGTGAACGTTTCCTGGGTTGACGGGCATGGTTCTACCGAGGCGTCTCCCAACCCTAGCGACCATACGGCGGTGTACGAAACAGACGTGTTTCGGCCGAATTGGTTTAACGACAACAACTGGGACCGTAAGTAG